The proteins below come from a single Melospiza melodia melodia isolate bMelMel2 chromosome 12, bMelMel2.pri, whole genome shotgun sequence genomic window:
- the RBP2 gene encoding retinol-binding protein 2, with protein MPADYNGTWEMQTNENFEGYMVALGIDFATRKIAKHLKQTKEIVQNGDNFKTRTLSTFRNYDLDYTVGVEFEEHTKGLDNRVVKSLVTWDGDKLVCVQKGEKNNRGWKHWIEGDILHLELTCEDQVCHQTFKKKN; from the exons ATGCCCGCCGACTACAATGGCACCTGGGAGATGCAGACCAATGAAAACTTCGAAGGATACATGGTTGCTTTAG GTATTGACTTTGCAACTCGTAAGATTGCCAAACACTTGAAACAAACCAAGGAGATTGTTCAAAATGGAGACAATTTTAAAACCAGAACACTCAGCACTTTCAGAAACTATGATCTGGATTACACTGTGGGGGTGGAGTTTGAGGAGCACACCAAAGGACTGGATAACAGAGTGGTGAAG TCCCTGGTGACCTGGGATGGTGACAAACTGGTCTGTGTGCAGAAAGGTGAAAAGAACAACAGGGGCTGGAAGCACTGGATTGAAGGAGACATCCTGCACCTG GAACTGACATGTGAAGACCAGGTGTGCCATCAGACATTTAAGAAGAAGAACTAA